TGTAACGGAGCAAGAGGCCGATATCATCCCGGAAGGATTTGCGAATAGCATTCGCTGGAACCTGGGCCATATCTACACCGTGCATGAGCAGTTTGCTTTTGCAACGGCGGGCGAGCAGCCCCGTATTCCGGAAGGATTCGAGGCATGGTTTGCAACCGGAACCAAGCCGGCCGATTGGACGTCGAAGGCGCCTGCGATTTCCGAACTGGTAGAGCTTTTGCAGGAGCAAACGACCCGGATCCGTGAAACCTTCGCGAATCGCCTCGACCAGGCTTCGGCTCATC
Above is a window of Paenibacillus sp. FSL K6-1330 DNA encoding:
- a CDS encoding DinB family protein — protein: MNEAIFNQLDFARGATLKSVEHVTEQEADIIPEGFANSIRWNLGHIYTVHEQFAFATAGEQPRIPEGFEAWFATGTKPADWTSKAPAISELVELLQEQTTRIRETFANRLDQASAHPLTIGPLTFQTAGEFLVFSLYHEGMHTQTIKAYRKLIK